A window of Cheilinus undulatus linkage group 1, ASM1832078v1, whole genome shotgun sequence contains these coding sequences:
- the LOC121508047 gene encoding UDP-glucuronosyltransferase 2C1-like, producing MRLLCCCSALLLLILIPRACQGGNILVLPIEGSHWVNMDVLLQALHEKGHSLTILRSSKSWYIKEKSSYYDSFTVQVERSLDQKFITKIIKEVIDFERGALPLISFLHTSVGMIGTFVDAHEAVGDFVRGVLDDTELLKKLKDSEFDLVLTDPGWGGGVILAKYLNIPLVYNVRWLLIREAHHGIAPSPLSYIPITGSGNTDKMTFWQRVKNVALHLVTETQNHIVSQTYQKITNKYLGPGLDYKELILDADIWLMRADFVFEFPRPTMPNFIYMGGFQCKPAKPLPEHLEEFVQSSGEHGVILMSLGTFVSELPADMTDEIAAAFAKLPQKVIWRHKGDKPASLGNNTLLVDWMPQNDILGHPKIKLFVGHGGTNGVQEAMYHGVPVVGLPLFFDQYDNLLRLKERGGAEILSLQTVDKDDNFLKTVQRVLTEPSYRMNMQRLSRLHRDTPLKPLDNALFWIEFVIRHKGAAHLKAQSFKMPWYSYHSFDVFLFLGGVLLLVLLIVFMLIRCLYNRMCKRKMKHD from the coding sequence atgaGGCTGCTCTGTTGCTGCagtgctctgctgctgctcatcCTCATTCCCAGAGCTTGTCAAGGTGGCAACATCTTAGTCCTTCCTATAGAAGGCAGCCACTGggtaaatatggatgtcctgcTTCAAGCTTTGCACGAGAAAGGACACAGTCTCACAATCCTACGTTCAAGCAAAAGCTGGTACATCAAGGAGAAATCGTCCTATTATGACTCCTTTACAGTTCAAGTGGAGAGGAGCTTAGATCAGAAGTTCATAACCAAAATCATAAAAGAGGTTATTGATTTTGAGAGAGGGGCTCTTCCCTTGATTAGTTTTCTCCACACATCTGTGGGGATGATTGGCACATTTGTGGACGCTCATGAAGCTGTGGGGGATTTTGTTAGAGGCGTCCTAGATGACACAGAGCTGTTGAAGAAGTTGAAGGATAGCGAGTTCGATCTGGTGCTCACAGATcccggctggggtggaggagtcaTTTTGgccaaatatttgaatattcCTTTGGTTTACAATGTTCGCTGGCTATTAATTCGTGAGGCTCACCATGGTATTGCTCCTTCGCCTTTATCATACATTCCTATAACAGGGTCTGGAAACACTGACAAGATGACCTTTTGGCAGAGAGTCAAAAATGTGGCTTTACATCTAgtaacagaaacacaaaatcacATTGTTAGCCAAACATACCAAAAAATTACCAACAAATATCTTGGGCCTGGTCTTGATTATAAGGAGCTGATACTTGATGCTGATATTTGGCTCATGAGGGCAGACTTTGTCTTTGAGTTCCCTCGTCCCACCATGCCTAATTTCATTTACATGGGAGGTTTTCAGTGTAAACCTGCAAAACCTCTTCCTGAGCACCTGGAGGAGTTTGTGCAGAGTTCTGGAGAGCATGGAGTCATACTCATGTCTCTGGGGACTTTTGTGAGTGAACTTCCTGCTGACATGACAGATGAGATCGCTGCAGCTTTTGCCAAGCTACCTCAAAAAGTCATCTGGAGACACAAAGGTGACAAACCAGCCAGTCTGGGAAACAACACCCTGCTGGTGGACTGGATGCCCCAGAATGATATTTTAGGACATCCAAAGATTAAACTCTTTGTAGGTCACGGAGGAACAAATGGAGTTCAAGAGGCTATGTATCATGGAGTCCCAGTTGTGGGtcttcctttgttttttgaCCAATACGACAACCTGCTGCGCCTCAAAGAGAGAGGTGGGGCTGAGATCCTGAGCCTTcaaacagtggacaaagacgaCAACTTCCTGAAGACAGTGCAGAGAGTCCTGACTGAGCCCTCCTACAGGATGAACATGCAGAGACTCTCCAGGCTGCACAGAGATACTCCTTTGAAGCCACTGGATAATGCCCTCTTCTGGATAGAGTTTGTTATCAGGCATAAAGGTGCAGCTCACCTGAAAGCACAGTCATTTAAGATGCCCTGGTACTCCTACCACTCCTTTGATGTCTTTCTGTTCCTGGGTGGAGTTTTGCTTCTCGTGctcttgattgttttcatgcTGATTAGATGTTTGTACAACAGAATGtgtaagagaaaaatgaaacatgacTAA
- the LOC121508039 gene encoding UDP-glucuronosyltransferase 2C1-like: protein MKMYAQWVWITLCMLLPTTALGGKVLVFPVDGSHWVNMNIIVEALHTRGHQITVVRHPDSWYIKESSPLYTSVTLEMDSGFNEDFMKAFLTKLLKIQREGRSAWAQFKLQLEQGQVGNKMNEKTSKMIAQLLGNKDLIQMLLDAQYDLVLTDPVSPIGMILAHYLKLPLVFNARWTTHGEGHFLIAPSPLSYVPQPGVEFSDKMSFFQRVLNVLVRGFSELYVVTSVIPHYDGLIKTHLGPDVDYRSLFQAADLWLMRVDFVFEFPRPTMPNVIYMGGFQCKPAKPLPEHLEEFVQSSGEHGVIIMSLGTLIGELPQDLSDAIAAAFAKLPQKVIWRHKGDKPAGLGNNTLLVDWMPQNDLLGHPKIKLFVAHGGTNGVQEALYHGVPILGVPLIFDQPDNLFKIESKGAGKIIDIFTMDEEIFYQGIQEVLTDPSYRMNMQRLSRLHRDTPMKPLDNALFWIEFVMRHKGAAHLRTESYKMPWYAYYSVDVILFLTGALLFSLLTALTLLRCFFNSLCKMKEKRE from the coding sequence ATGAAAATGTATGCACAGTGGGTCTGGATCACTTTATGCATGCTTCTACCAACCACAGCTCTTGGAGGGAAAGTACTTGTGTTCCCCGTGGATGGGAGCCACTGGGTGAACATGAACATTATCGTTGAGGCCCTGCACACACGGGGTCACCAGATTACTGTTGTGCGACATCCAGACAGCTGGTACATCAAGGAAAGCTCCCCGTTGTACACTTCAGTCACACTTGAAATGGACTCTGGATTTAATGAAGACTTCATGAAGGCTTTCTTAACCAAGCTGCTGAAGATTCAGAGGGAGGGGAGGTCTGCTTGGGCGCAGTTTAAGCTGCAACTAGAACAAGGACAAGTGGGCAATAAGATGAATgagaaaacatccaaaatgaTTGCACAACTTCTTGGAAACAAAGATTTGATACAGATGCTACTGGATGCCCAATATGACCTTGTCCTCACAGACCCTGTTTCTCCAATAGGAATGATACTTGCACACTACCTCAAGTTGCCCCTTGTGTTTAACGCTAGGTGGACAACTCATGGTGAAGGCCATTTTTTAATCGcaccctcccctctctcttatGTACCACAGCCAGGAGTAGAGTTTTCAGATAAGATGAGCTTCTTTCAGAGAGTTCTAAATGTTCTTGTTAGAGGCTTCTCTGAATTATATGTTGTGACCAGTGTCATACCACATTATGATGGCTTAATTAAAACACACTTAGGTCCAGATGTAGACTATCGTTCCCTGTTTCAGGCTGCTGACTTGTGGCTCATGAGAGTGGACTTTGTCTTTGAGTTCCCGCGTCCCACCATGCCTAATGTCATATACATGGGAGGCTTTCAGTGTAAACCTGCAAAACCTCTCCCTGAACACCTGGAGGAGTTTGTGCAAAGTTCTGGAGAGCATGGAGTCATCATCATGTCTCTGGGGACACTGATTGGGGAGCTTCCTCAGGATCTCAGTGACGCAATTGCTGCAGCTTTTGCCAAGCTACCTCAGAAAGTCATCTGGAGACACAAAGGTGACAAACCAGCTGGTCTGGGCAACAACACTCTGCTGGTGGACTGGATGCCACAGAATGATCTTTTAGGACATCCAAAGATTAAACTCTTTGTGGCTCATGGAGGAACAAATGGGGTCCAAGAAGCATTGTACCACGGAGTTCCCATTTTAGGAGTACCATTGATTTTTGATCAGCCTGATAATCTGTTCAAAATTGAGTCAAAAGGAGCAGGGAAGATCATAGATATCTTTACCATGGACGAAGAAATCTTCTACCAAGGAATCCAGGAAGTCCTGACTGATCCCTCCTACAGGATGAACATGCAGAGACTCTCCAGGCTGCACAGAGATACGCCCATGAAGCCACTGGACAACGCCCTCTTCTGGATAGAGTTTGTCATGAGACACAAAGGTGCAGCTCACCTGAGAACAGAGTCCTATAAGATGCCCTGGTATGCCTACTACTCAGTTGATGTCATTTTATTCCTGACTGGAGCTCTTCTTTTCTCACTACTGACTGCACTCACACTTCTCAGGTGCTTCTTTAACAgtttatgtaaaatgaaagagaaaagggAGTAA
- the LOC121508065 gene encoding UDP-glucuronosyltransferase 2C1-like, translated as MYSQWVWITLCILCPTTAYGGKVLVFPVDGSHWVNMNIIVEALHARGHQITVVRSPDSWYIKETSPLYTSVTLEMDSGFDEDFMKAFVADMLKIQREGRSAWARFKLEMQQAQGAAEFHKMTSKMVEKLFENKEQMQILQEAKYDLVLTDPAIPAGILLAHYLKLPLVLNVRWTTHGEGHLSIAPSPLSYVPLTGTELSDKMSFFQRVLNVLVFGFSEFQIAHFILPHYDDLINKYVGPDVDYRSLFQAADLWLMRVDFVFEFPRPTMPNVIYMGGFQCKPAKPLPEHLEEFVQSSGEHGVIIMSLGTLIGELPQDLSDAIAAAFAKLPQKVIWRHKGDKPAGLGNNTLLVDWMPQNDLLGHPKIKLFVAHGGTNGVQEALYHGVPILGIPLIFDQRDNLFRIESRGAGKIIDIATLNGEIFYKGIQKVLTDPSYRMNMQRLSRLHRDTPMKPLDNALFWIEFVMRHKGAAHLRTESYKMPWYAYHSVDVILFLTGVLLLILVISFTLFRCLLNKMCKNKVKRE; from the coding sequence ATGTATTCACAGTGGGTCTGGATCACTCTCTGCATACTCTGTCCAACCACAGCATATGGAGGGAAAGTTCTTGTTTTCCCAGTCGATGGAAGTCACTGGGTAAACATGAACATCATCGTTGAGGCCCTGCACGCACGGGGTCACCAGATTACTGTTGTTCGATCACCAGACAGCTGGTACATCAAGGAAACCTCCCCGTTGTACACTTCAGTCACACTTGAAATGGACTCTGGATTTGATGAAGACTTCATGAAGGCTTTTGTTGCTGATATGCTGAAGATACAAAGGGAGGGGAGGTCTGCTTGGGCACGCTTTAAGCTAGAAATGCAACAAGCACAAGGAGCTGCCGAGTTTCATAAGATGACGTCCAAAATGGTTGAGAAGCTTTTTGAAAACAAGGAACAGATGCAGATACTACAGGAAGCCAAATATGACCTTGTCCTCACAGACCCTGCAATTCCAGCAGGTATTTTACTTGCACACTACCTGAAGTTGCCCCTTGTTTTAAACGTCAGATGGACAACTCATGGGGAAGGCCATTTGTCAATCgcaccctctcctctctcttatGTACCACTGACAGGGACAGAGCTTTCAGATAAGATGAGCTTTTTTCAGAGAGTTCTTAATGTTCTTGTTTTTGGATTTTCAGAGTTTCAAATAGCACactttattttaccacattatGATGACTTAATAAACAAGTATGTAGGTCCTGATGTAGACTATCGTTCCCTGTTTCAAGCTGCTGACTTGTGGCTCATGAGAGTGGACTTTGTCTTTGAGTTCCCGCGTCCCACCATGCCTAATGTCATATACATGGGAGGCTTTCAGTGTAAACCTGCAAAACCTCTCCCTGAACACCTGGAGGAGTTTGTGCAGAGTTCTGGAGAGCATGGAGTCATCATCATGTCTCTGGGGACACTGATTGGGGAGCTTCCTCAGGATCTCAGTGACGCAATTGCTGCAGCTTTTGCCAAGCTACCTCAGAAAGTCATCTGGAGACACAAAGGTGACAAACCAGCTGGTCTGGGCAACAACACTCTGCTGGTGGACTGGATGCCACAGAATGATCTTTTGGGACATCCAAAGATTAAACTCTTTGTGGCTCATGGAGGAACAAATGGGGTCCAAGAAGCATTGTACCACGGAGTTCCCATCTTAGGCATTCCACTGATTTTTGATCAGCGTGATAATCTGTTCAGAATTGAATCGAGAGGAGCAGGGAAGATCATAGATATTGCTACCTTAAATGGAGAAATCTTCTACAAAGGAATCCAGAAAGTCCTGACTGATCCCTCCTACAGGATGAACATGCAGAGACTCTCCAGGCTGCACAGAGATACTCCCATGAAGCCACTGGACAACGCCCTCTTCTGGATAGAGTTTGTCATGAGACACAAAGGTGCAGCTCACCTGAGAACAGAGTCCTATAAGATGCCCTGGTATGCCTACCACTCAGTTGATGTCATTTTATTCCTGACTGGAGTTTTGCTTCTTATACTTGTAATTTCTTTCACTCTTTTCAGGTGtctgttaaataaaatgtgtaagaATAAAGTGAAAAGGGAGTAA